GCGCCGGCCAGGTCGGGGTAGCGGAAGCGATAACCGAGCTGAAGGGCCTTGGCGGGCGTGACCGCCTGACCGGAGAGAAGCAGGGCTTCGGCCATTTCGCCAAACACTGCGCGCAGGACCAGGCCCGGAACGTGTAGCCAGCTGGGGCGGCCCAACGCGCGCCCCAGCTCGCGCGCAAAGGATGCCTGGGTGTGCGGTTCGGGGGCCACGGCGTTGATCGGCCCGGACGCATCTGGACGGTCGAGACAGAAGCGGACAAGCTCGATGACGTCGCGGTAATGAATCCACGGAAAGGGTTGGGTTCCGGAGCCGAGGGGCCCGCCCAAAAACAAGCGGAAAGGAAGGAGGAGCCGCACGAGGGCACCGCCTTCAGGGCTGAGCACGATGCCCAGGCGCAGAAGGACAACCCGCACCCCGCAGCCTTTTGCTTCCCAGGCCGCCGCTTCCCACGCCTGGCAGACGGTGGCGAGAAAACCGTCGCCGGCCGGCGCCGTTTCGTCGACCGGCTCGGAAGTGGACCCGTATATCCCCACCGCCGAGGCGCTGATCAGCACGCGGGGCCGTGGGGATGCGCCCTGCAGGGCTTGAACCAACGCGCGCGTGGATCCCACGCGGCTTTCCAGGATGCGGCGTTTGGCTTTGTAGGTCCAGCGTTGGTTGATCGTCTCGCCCGCCAGGTGGATCACGGCGTCGGAGCAGGAAAGGTGCCGTTCCCATCCGCTTCCGTTCAGCCATTCGGCCACATCGGCCCGCGGGTCAACTTTCCGTGCGGCGGAGGCCACATTGCGCGTCAGCACGGTGACGCGATGCCC
This sequence is a window from Calditerricola satsumensis. Protein-coding genes within it:
- a CDS encoding TIGR01777 family oxidoreductase → MRIIVTGGTGLIGRALVSDLLDAGHRVTVLTRNVASAARKVDPRADVAEWLNGSGWERHLSCSDAVIHLAGETINQRWTYKAKRRILESRVGSTRALVQALQGASPRPRVLISASAVGIYGSTSEPVDETAPAGDGFLATVCQAWEAAAWEAKGCGVRVVLLRLGIVLSPEGGALVRLLLPFRLFLGGPLGSGTQPFPWIHYRDVIELVRFCLDRPDASGPINAVAPEPHTQASFARELGRALGRPSWLHVPGLVLRAVFGEMAEALLLSGQAVTPAKALQLGYRFRYPDLAGALNDLLGNRPRAQQK